One genomic region from Flagellimonas oceani encodes:
- a CDS encoding DUF6520 family protein codes for MKARFLKLVLPAFAILLAVGLAFATENKPVPKIGYYEHPALGWQEVTVDDNCGESGSIACTAFGQQVYSEPNDESTPLMREL; via the coding sequence ATGAAAGCTAGATTTTTAAAACTCGTATTACCGGCCTTTGCCATTCTCTTGGCAGTTGGTCTGGCCTTTGCCACGGAGAACAAACCAGTTCCGAAAATAGGTTATTATGAACATCCAGCCTTAGGATGGCAGGAGGTCACCGTGGATGACAATTGTGGGGAATCAGGATCTATTGCCTGTACCGCTTTTGGCCAACAAGTTTACTCTGAACCCAATGATGAGAGTACTCCTCTAATGAGGGAGCTATAA
- a CDS encoding helix-turn-helix domain-containing protein — translation MAATIITTEDLMEFKMELLEEFKKLMVEHTHPKPKNWLRSSDIRKRFEISPSTLHSLRSRNIIPSYKVGGLVFYDAEEIDQIILDNKVESMDGTL, via the coding sequence ATGGCTGCAACGATTATTACCACGGAAGACCTCATGGAGTTCAAGATGGAACTCTTGGAGGAGTTCAAGAAATTGATGGTGGAACATACCCATCCAAAACCCAAAAACTGGCTGCGATCAAGTGATATCCGAAAACGATTCGAAATAAGTCCCAGTACCCTGCACAGTCTACGCAGCAGGAATATCATTCCCAGCTACAAAGTAGGGGGACTTGTTTTTTACGACGCAGAGGAAATCGACCAGATCATTCTGGACAACAAGGTGGAATCCATGGACGGAACGTTATGA
- a CDS encoding ATPase has translation MGNPSKIMEGGVVYSLGEFDGRQVEYDFSKVLNYLDAKGKLLFGRNFRLYPEDHEVLLKLCNYMVRDHTSCQKLGIDPDKGILLSGPVGCGKTTLMKLIRHITPHYRPYEVIPARNIVFGFNHVGHRIIEDYGNGRYFCFDDIGVEQMGRHFGKDCNVIGEILLSRHELFLESGLRTHATTNLNAEELEERYGKRVRSRMRELFNLVAFDQNAQDKRGTKNTDKK, from the coding sequence ATGGGCAACCCCTCTAAGATAATGGAAGGTGGGGTGGTCTATTCCCTGGGAGAGTTCGACGGGAGGCAGGTCGAATATGATTTCTCCAAGGTATTGAACTATCTGGATGCCAAAGGAAAACTCTTGTTTGGACGCAATTTTAGGCTCTATCCCGAGGACCATGAAGTCTTGTTGAAGTTGTGCAACTATATGGTCCGTGACCATACCAGTTGTCAAAAACTGGGCATTGACCCTGATAAGGGCATCCTGCTTTCGGGTCCGGTGGGCTGTGGCAAGACCACCCTGATGAAACTGATCCGTCACATTACCCCACACTATCGGCCCTATGAGGTCATCCCGGCCAGGAACATTGTCTTTGGGTTCAACCATGTCGGCCATCGTATCATCGAGGACTATGGCAACGGGCGGTATTTCTGTTTCGATGACATCGGGGTGGAACAGATGGGGCGGCATTTCGGGAAGGATTGCAATGTCATCGGGGAAATACTACTGTCCCGGCATGAGCTGTTCCTGGAATCGGGCCTCCGCACCCACGCCACCACGAATCTTAACGCGGAGGAACTGGAGGAGCGCTATGGCAAGCGGGTCCGGAGCCGTATGCGGGAACTGTTCAATTTGGTGGCCTTTGACCAAAATGCCCAGGACAAACGGGGAACAAAAAACACTGACAAAAAATAA
- a CDS encoding MauE/DoxX family redox-associated membrane protein, translating to MYNTRDIKLKDIIIEVICLLHAILFVYAATSKLMDFQQFKEQLGQSDMVLGNENWVAWLVPVLELVLGIFLLMRPYRLFALYGSLALMTLFSAYIIVVLNFSNHIPCSCGGIISTMGWETHLVFNACWMALTLTGIALMENKGK from the coding sequence ATGTACAATACTAGAGATATAAAACTTAAGGACATCATCATAGAGGTTATTTGTCTCTTGCATGCCATACTTTTTGTCTATGCGGCAACTAGCAAGTTGATGGACTTTCAACAATTCAAGGAACAATTGGGTCAATCCGATATGGTGCTGGGAAATGAAAATTGGGTGGCGTGGTTGGTTCCGGTTTTAGAGCTTGTTTTGGGGATCTTTCTCCTTATGCGTCCATATCGACTGTTCGCACTATACGGATCGCTGGCCCTGATGACACTATTCTCAGCATATATCATTGTTGTGCTCAACTTTAGCAATCATATCCCCTGCTCTTGTGGCGGGATCATATCCACCATGGGCTGGGAAACCCACTTGGTGTTCAATGCCTGTTGGATGGCACTGACCTTGACCGGTATCGCACTTATGGAAAACAAAGGAAAATAG
- a CDS encoding RteC domain-containing protein encodes MKYQKLLSEFEGQLEALESGTGDILYKAEKGIAMVEKCIRKLQKQIVGQDFETQADEIYFFKHVKPQIFSKLIYYIRLFSIESKRPRGKDVAQVKYLQQQIDKLQNFFNENLEFYNYYRRGAMSMDEQYFVRGNRDLRMPLESFHFLIDDQFSTCLDGTVATIMAYDMLIVYLRKEVDDLNNNMEPTKNTIMEKPSKLFWTGSKIDLIELLYALHTSKCINGGTVDIKEMASHFEYFYNVDLGNYYHTFIDIRSRKSSRTRFLDRLIEMLNQRMESLEE; translated from the coding sequence ATGAAATATCAAAAACTGCTATCGGAATTTGAGGGACAATTGGAGGCCTTGGAAAGTGGGACCGGAGATATCCTTTACAAAGCGGAGAAGGGCATCGCAATGGTGGAGAAATGCATTCGAAAACTACAAAAGCAGATAGTGGGCCAGGATTTTGAGACCCAAGCCGACGAGATTTATTTTTTTAAGCACGTCAAGCCCCAGATCTTTAGCAAGCTCATCTATTATATCCGGCTCTTTAGTATTGAGAGCAAGCGCCCCCGGGGCAAGGATGTGGCCCAGGTCAAATACCTACAACAACAAATTGATAAATTACAAAACTTCTTTAATGAAAATCTGGAGTTCTATAACTATTACCGACGAGGGGCGATGTCCATGGACGAGCAGTATTTTGTCCGGGGCAATCGGGACCTGCGCATGCCCTTGGAATCCTTCCACTTTTTGATCGACGACCAGTTCTCCACCTGTCTGGACGGCACGGTGGCCACCATCATGGCCTACGATATGCTCATCGTTTACCTTAGAAAGGAAGTGGACGATTTGAACAATAATATGGAACCTACAAAGAACACTATCATGGAAAAACCATCAAAACTTTTTTGGACGGGCAGTAAGATTGATCTCATCGAACTGCTCTATGCCCTACATACCAGTAAATGCATCAATGGAGGTACCGTGGACATCAAGGAAATGGCCTCCCATTTCGAATACTTCTACAATGTCGATCTGGGCAATTACTACCACACTTTTATCGATATCCGTTCCCGTAAGAGCAGCCGGACACGCTTTTTGGATAGACTCATTGAGATGCTCAACCAACGGATGGAATCCCTGGAAGAATAG
- a CDS encoding helix-turn-helix domain-containing protein — translation MDSPENKKRLEDIYNQLVHIANGNFSYQIKRTDKNDALEALTFLVNSTTEELRDAFLHQGFIKLHNAYEMVVQLYFELDSLGQIIRTNPTVNTLLHYKEGTLKGRPFTQILEKSSQKGWKKLLKAAPKDWIWELTLKLSFSERSGLLRPAHCHLVHFPEHREKKGTFMVTSFDLVKKEETDQGFLQKKLKKQLQAHGLLPRPEKTETHILRAVDLENLRKVERHIMDNLDMPLPSIRELAHFCNTNEYKFKKGFKELFGMTAFQYQKHERLRKAHILIDHSNKTIIAIARTVGFKKGNHFTREFKKRYGYTPSQLRKRSK, via the coding sequence ATGGACAGTCCAGAAAACAAAAAAAGATTGGAGGATATCTACAACCAATTGGTACATATCGCCAATGGGAACTTCTCCTACCAAATCAAACGAACGGATAAAAACGATGCACTGGAAGCCCTGACCTTTTTGGTCAACTCCACTACCGAGGAACTCAGGGACGCCTTTCTGCACCAAGGCTTTATCAAACTCCACAACGCCTATGAAATGGTCGTTCAATTGTACTTTGAACTGGATAGCTTAGGCCAAATTATCAGAACCAATCCTACTGTCAATACACTATTGCACTACAAAGAAGGGACCTTGAAGGGTCGCCCATTTACCCAAATATTGGAGAAGAGCTCCCAAAAGGGATGGAAAAAACTGTTGAAAGCAGCTCCGAAAGACTGGATATGGGAGCTTACCCTAAAGTTGTCATTTTCCGAACGATCCGGACTCCTGCGCCCTGCCCATTGTCATTTGGTTCATTTCCCGGAACACAGGGAGAAAAAGGGAACTTTTATGGTGACCAGCTTTGATCTGGTCAAGAAAGAGGAGACGGATCAGGGCTTCCTTCAAAAAAAACTGAAAAAACAATTACAGGCCCATGGGCTATTGCCCCGACCGGAAAAAACAGAGACCCATATCCTCCGCGCTGTGGATCTGGAGAACCTAAGAAAAGTCGAACGGCATATCATGGATAACCTAGATATGCCACTGCCCTCCATAAGAGAGCTGGCCCATTTTTGCAATACCAACGAGTATAAGTTCAAAAAGGGATTCAAGGAGCTTTTCGGCATGACGGCCTTTCAATATCAAAAACATGAACGGCTCCGAAAGGCCCACATCCTGATAGATCATTCCAACAAGACCATTATTGCCATAGCCAGGACCGTGGGTTTCAAAAAGGGGAACCACTTTACCAGGGAATTCAAAAAAAGGTACGGTTATACACCATCCCAACTGCGGAAACGCTCCAAATAA